The Synechococcus sp. M16.1 genome includes the window AGCTGCTGCAGGCGGCGGGCTACTGCAACGGCAGCACCCTGCGCTTTCCGCTCACCTTCCGCTCCAATGTGCCCGCCGACAAATTGCTGGCCCTCACCTGGCAGGCCCAGGTGCAACGGGACCTCTCGGATTGCCTGGTGTTGGATCTCGATGGAGTCGAATCCACCACCATCTACCGCCAGCTGGGGGAAGGTGCCTTCAAAGCCGTGATGCTGGATTGGCGCGGCAGCTACCCCGATCCGGAGGCCTATCTGACGCCGCTGTTGAGCTGCACCTCGGTGGAGGGCAACATCTGCATGGAAGGAGAAGCAGTCATCAGCGGCAGCTTCTGGAGTGCCCCCGGATTGCAGACCGCCCTGCTGAAATCCGACACGCTGACGGGCGATGACCGCCGCACCGCCCTGGATCGTGTGGACCATCTCTCCGCCGACGGTGCCGCCTACATCCCCGTCTGGCTGGATTCACCTCGGGCCTGGGCCCAGCTGAACCTCAACCCTCCACGATTTGATGGCAGTGGTCAGCTGATGCTCGCTGAGCTGGAGCGCCGGCAGGACGGAGCATCAAAGAAAGGAGCGACGAACAACTGATGGGACGCGCCCGAGACCTCGCCCGCTACAGCGCCACCCGCCTCGCCCTGGCGCCATTGATGTTGTGGCTGATCGCCAGCCTGGTGTTCCTGTTGCTGCGCGTCGCCCCAGGGGATCCCGTGGATGCGGTGCTCGGCAGCCGTGCCCCCGCCGCTGCCAAAGCAGCCATGCGAGCTCGGCTTGGCCTGGATCAATCGTTGCTGGATCAATACCTTAGCTATCTCAATGGATTGATCCACGGCGATCTGGGGCAGGCCCTGATCAACCAGGAGCCGGTGCGAGCCATCATCGGCAAAACCCTGCCCGCCAGCCTGGAGCTGAGCGTGATCGCCCTGGTGTTGGCTGCTGTGGTGGGGCTGAGCATTGGCTTCAGCGGTATTGCCCGGCCCGAGGGAAAGATTGACCTGGGCGGACGCCTCTATGGATTGGGCACCTATGCCCTGCCGCCCTTCTGGGTGGCCATGCTGGTGCAGCTGGTGTTCGCCGTCAGCCTGGGCTGGTTGCCGGTGGGCGGGCGCTTCCCCCCCAGCCTTCTCCCCCCCGAGGGCAGCGGCTTTTTCCTGCTGGACAGCGCTCTGCAGAACAACTGGGCCGCTTTCCGAGGCACCGTGCGTCACCTGATCCTGCCCGCGGGGACCCTGGCTCTGCTGCTCAGCGGCACCTTCACGACCGCCCTGCGACTGAACCTGCGACGCACCCTGCGCGGCGACTACGTGGAAGCGGCGCGCAGCCGCGGCCTCAGTGAGCGGCAGGTGATCCTGCGCCACGGACTGCCCAATGCCTTGCTGCCGGTGCTCACCATTGCTGGCATCACCGTGGCCTCCTTGATTGGTGGAGCCCTGCTGATTGAAGTGACCTTCTCCTGGCCAGGCATTGCCTTGCGGCTGCAGGAAGCCATCAACCAGAGGGACTACCCCGTCGTTCAGGGGATCGTGGTGGTGATCGCCGCCCTTGTGGTGTTGGTGAGTGTTGCCGTTGACCTGCTGGTGGCCAGCCTCGATCCGCGGGTGCGCTACTGATCCAGCAGCTGCTGGGCCCTGCGACGGCCCAAGCGATGCCAGCGTGTCTTGGAGCTGGCGTCCATCAGGTGAACGGCATCGTTGCGGGATGACGTGGAGCTCAGGGAATCGAGGAAACGGATGACCTCATGGGCAATCACCCGCTGAACGCTGAGGGGATTGACGCCCACCAACTCTTCGCCGAGCCGGAAGATGTCGTCCCCCTCTGACGCCATTCCCTGGCCATCCACACGAATCGGCGAAAAGTGACTGGCCCCCTCAACCACCACCACCTGGCTGGCGGGATGCTCCGCCAATCCAGCCAAAAGAGCCAGCTGCTCATCCAGAGGAGGGGTGATCAGATCGAGGGTGCCACCAACCATCAACAGCGGAATCGGCAACGCCCGACTGGCGCGGTGCGGCCAGATCAACCCGCCAAAGCTGTTGAGCCCCACCACCGCCCGGGGCGGCGGGTCCATCGCTTTGCTCTCGAGCACACGGCCTGCCGCCAGTTCACACTGAAGCAATTCCGACAGGTTGGTGAGGGGCAAGCCCGCCAGGGCCGCTTCACAGCGCTGGGCCATACCGGGCACCAGCTCCGCCCCACTGGCCAGGAGAGCCGTTAGGGCACCCAGGGAATGCCCCATCAGCACCACCTCGGTTCCGGGGATGTTCAGATCGCCCCGTTGCTGCGCCTCAACCACCGCCGCCAGGTCAGCCAAGCGATCACGAAGTGCTGCGGCACCATCGAACGACTGCCGCCCCTCGAGCAAACCCTGAACAGCCGCGGCATCGCTGCCGGGATGCTCAAGCACCACCACGGGCCAGCCCGCCTGCATCAGCGAACGCGCCAGCCAGTGGAAGTGGTTGGGGTCCCCGCCCAGCCCCGGCATCATCAAAACCCAGGTCCGGTCCGCACGAGGCGACTGGGGAATCCAACGTTCCAGCCGCAATGGCCGCGAAAGATGGCCCACCGCAAGCGTTGCGTGACGGGGCGCATCAGCCGTGGCAGAACGCTCCCTGCCCTGCAGGGGCTGCAGCCGAGCCTCCTCCTCAGCCAAAGCCCACATTAGGGACTGATGACGCTTCAATTCCAGCCGCCAGCGGTTGGCAGCAGCCACCAACGCATCCAGATCAAGACGCAACTGCGGGGTGGGCAACGCCTCCAACACATCCAGCGTTGAAACGGTTTCCTGCCGTTCGAGCAGCTGCTCCAGCGTGGAGAGCACCAGCGAACGGTTGATGCGCCGTCCGTCCTCCACGCGAATCAATTCCCCCAGGGCATCCAGTAGCGGCCCCGCTCCCCAGCTGCTGAGCAGCTGACGCCCGAGGCTGCGGCGGGTGAGCACCGGAGCCTGGAGCAGACGGATCAGCCCCTCGCGACTCTCGGGTGCGAGAAGCCCCATCCAGGTGGACAACTCCGATCGCGAGAGCTGCGGTGGATCAGCCGTCGGCGAGCGCACAAAGGATCCGAGTTCCTCCACCGAAACCGGAAGAACCACGCCGTCGATCTTGACCTCCACACGTTCTGTGGAGCCAACAGGCCACGATCCGCACGTGCTGAGCAGCAGACTGCCCATCAAGCCCATCGCGATGCATCGTCCTGTTAAGCGTCCGCGCAGCAACGCCTGACCCTCTGCGGTGGTGGAACCAGTTTCCATCACCCCTGAGAAATGTCACCCGACTGAGGTTCCTGGCGTCCATCGGTGCCGGCGGGGTGATGTTCATGACGCCGCTGATCTTTCATGCCATCGACTTCTCAGCGCGTGAAGTGGGAAGCGGCCTGGCCGTCTCTGCCCTGATCGGCACGGTGGTGCGCCTGCTGAGCGGTGCACTGCTTGATCGCGGCATCCGCTGCTCCTGGCCGGTGAGGGGCACAACCCTTTTGGCCATTGCAGCTGATCTGATCCTGCTGCAGGCCGACAACTACAACAGCTACTTGCTCGGACAGCTGCTGCTGGGCTGTGCGGCGGGTCTGTACTGGCCTGCCATCGAATTGGCCGTTCCCCTCAGTTGCGGCAACCTTCCCTCAGGGCGGGGCTACGCCCTGGTCCGCAGCGCCGATGCCCTCGGCATCGGCATCGGGACGCTGATCGGAACCGCTGCCGCCACCCTTGGAATCCTGCGGACGGTGTACGTCGTTGAAGCGGTGTGCATGGGCGCTGTGTTGGTGCTGATCAGCCTTGTTCCGCTCCAGGACGGTCCGCCCTACCGCAACCTCAGCAGCAACAGCCCAGCGCCGGTTGGTCAACGGCCACGGCCAACAACCCGACTGCCCTGGCTGCTTCCCCTGCTGCCGGTGCTGCTGATCAGTGTGGTGGCCACCGGGATCCTGGCCCTTCAACAAAGTGCGCTTCCCCTCGATCTGGTGCGCGGCGGGCTGGTGCGACCGGCCCTGAGCGAAAGCCACAGCAGTGCCCTGATCGCCCTTCAGTTGACCTTGCTGGTGAGCCTGCAGTGGCCGGTGGGCCGATGGCTGGCGGAGCGCAGCGTTGCCTTCGGCCTCGGCCTGAGCCTGGCGGGATTCAGCCTTGGCTGCAGCCTGATTGCCCTGTCCTCCTTGTTCGAGAACGGAACGATCCTGGTGCTGGCAGCCCTGCTGCCAATGGCCTTCGCCCAGGCCGCTTTCCTGCCCACGGCCACAGAAGCCGTTATTGAAGGGACACCACCAGAACACTGTGGCTTGGCGATGGCGCTGTTTTCCCAGTGCTTCGCCATCAGCGCCATTGTGGCCCCCCTCGCTGGTGGAGCCCTGCTGGACTTTCAAAACAATGGCCTGCTGCTCTGGCTGCTGATGGGTGGGGCCTGCCTGGTCGTGCTCCCTACCCTGCGCAGCCTCAAGCCGCGCTACGGGGTGACAGAAACAGGCCAGGACATCGCCCCGCCAGAACAACAACGCTTTGATGCTCTGGCACAGGCAGTTCAGGTCAACAACATCGTTGAGAGCTGACGGCAGAGGATGAAGACCATCCGAGGACCAAGAGAAAGCCATCTCTCAGTTAGATGCTGACTATAAATACTGAAGAAGACCTGACTCCTCTTTTTGCCCTAAAAATTGATCTCAACCAGAGAACAGATGTTCATGCTCTATGGACGTACAAAGAATTGATCAGCAGCCAAACTGTGTTGACCACAACACCGCAAAAGCAAGATCAGATCGCTCAATGAAATGGTTCACTGCGATGCTGCTCACCGTCATATTTTCTCCGCTTGCCAGTGCCACTCAGCACGATGGACGGGCACTGGTGGCTCACGGAGAGCGCAAGAAAGCGGCTTACCTGGTTCTAAGCACAATCACCCAGGAGATCGAACTCATTCCAGTTGAATCCCTGAATCAATGCGAGACAATTGGAAGTGAGATCATGAAGGGTGGAAAGTTGAGCAAGTTCCTCAAGGGATACAAATGCATTCCGGGCTTGCTCTAGGCGAACCAACTAGAGATCACTGATATTCCCCCAATCAAGCACTCTTGAAAAGTCAAAGAGCGCTAGAGGGAATATCTAGGGAATCAAATGCTTTGACTAAACGTTAAACAAAAACTCCATCACATCGCCTTCATCCACCACATACTCCTTTCCTTCACTGCGCAGCCAGCCTTTGTTGCGGGCTTCTGCCAGTGAGCCGGCCTCCAGCAGCTTCTCCCAACCGATGGTCTGAGCGCGGATGAAGCCCCGCTCGAAATCGGTGTGAATCACACCGGCAGCCTGGGGAGCTGTCATCCCGGCTTTGAAAGTCCAGGCCCTTGTTTCCTTTTCACCGGTGGTGAAGTAGGTGCGCAGCCCGAGCAATCGATAGGTGGCCCGAATCAGGCTTTGCAGTCCACCTTCCGTTACCCCGAGACCTTCCAGATAGTCCGCGGTTTCCTCATCTCCCAGTTCCACCAGCTCCGCTTCCACCTGGGCAGAGATCCGCACCGTTTCGGCACCTTCCTTGGCGGCCAGTTCAACCACCTCGCTGCAGAAGGCATTGCCCCCAGCCAGATCGTCTTCACTCACATTGGTGGCGTAGATGATCGGCTTGGCGGTCAACAACCCCAAGGGCTTGATCATCGCCGCTTCTTCCTCGTTCAGCTCGACGCTGCGAGCCGCACCACCGTTCTCGAGCACCGCCTGAATCCGTTCAAGAGCAGCGTCTTCCACCTGCGCTTCTTTGCTGGTGCGCATCTGCTTCTTGAGACGCTCCCGGCGCTTCTCAATCTGAGCCAGATCCGCCAGACCCAGCTCAAGATTGATCACCTCCGCATCCCGGGAGGGACCAACTGACCCTGAAACGTGAATGACGTCATCGTCCTCGAAGCAGCGGATCACGTGAACAATCGCGTCCACCTCACGGATGTTGGCCAGAAACTTGTTGCCCAGACCTTCGCCCTGGCTGGCGCCTTTCACCAGACCAGCAATGTCGACAAACTCCATCCGGGTCGGAATGGTGTCCTGGCTTTTGCTCAGTTCTGTGAGCCGGTCCAGTCGCTCATCGGGCACCGCCACGGTGCCGACGTTGGGCTCGATCGTGCAGAACGGAAAATTGGCAGCCTGCGCCTGAGCGTTGGCGACCAACGCATTGAACAAGGTGGACTTGCCCACGTTGGGCAATCCGACAATTCCAGCTTTGAGCATCGGCGGAATCTACCGGCCAGCGGCGAGACTGTTGTGAAGTTTTGTGGGCCCATGCTGCAGTCCTTGCGCTCCCCTGCGTCCCCATCGCCTGAAGCAGAGCTGGCCTCAGTGGCAAAAGCACGATCCAGCCGGCGCAAAACCGCAATGGTGGGAGTGCTACTGCTGGCCTTGGGCGGGGGTGGGCTGCTGCTGCGTTTCGGTCCCTGGAGCAACCGTCAACGGGATCTGACGCCCTTCACCACCACAGCTGAACGCGGCGTGCTCTCTGGAGTGATCAGCGCCAGCGGGGAACTGCAGGCCCAGCAGAAGGTGAACGTGAGTCCGCGCCAGCCGGGTCTGCTGGCGGAGCTGATGGTGGATGAGGGGGATGTGGTGGAGAACGAGCAGGTGCTGGCGGTGATGGATCGCGGCGATCTCGATGATCGGCTGCAGGAGAAGCAGGCTCTGCTGCGTCAGGCCGACGCCAACTATCAGAACAAGAGGGAGGATTTCGAACGTCGCAGCCAGCTGTATGCCAGCGGCGCGCTCAGCGCTGACGACTTCAGTGATGCGCGCTTCGAGATGCTGGCCAGGCAGGCGGGTCTGGTGGCAGCCCGGGAACGGGTGGAGCAACTGGAACAGGAGAGCCGCGAAAAGACGATCCGCGCCCCCTTCTCAGGAACGATCACAGCGCGCTACGCCGAACCGGGGTCATTTGTGACCCCCACTACAGCCGCCTCGGCCACAGCCGGTGCCACCAGCGCCTCGATCGTTGAGCTCTCGCAAGGCTTGGAGGTGAGGGCCCGCGTTCCGGAAAGCGACATCGGCCGCATCCAGCCCGGCCAAACCGCCGAGATCAGGGTGGATGCCTATCCCGATGAGCGCTTCCAGGCAACGGTGAGTGAGGTTGCCCCGCGCGCCGCGAAAGAAAACAGCGTCACCTCCTTTGAAGTGAAGCTGAACTTCGTCAACCCACAGAAGAAACTGAAGATCGGCATGACCGCCGACATCAATTTCCAAACCGGGCGCAGTGCGCCCGAAATCCTGGTGCCCACCGTGGCGATCACACTTGAAGACGGCCAACAGGGTGTGTTGCTGGTGGATGAAAACCAGCAACCACGTTTTCAGCCGGTGGAACTGGGCAACAGCAGCGGCGACAAGACTGCAATCCTGAACGGTCTCGAATCAGGAACCCGCGTGTTCATCGATCTGCCCCCATGGGCCGATCGCCGCGATTGATCCACCCACACTTTCAACACCGTCATGCCTGAGGCCCCCGCCAAGCCCCTTCTGCTGCTTGTGGATGGCCATTCCCTGGCATTCCGCAGCTTCTACGCCTTCAGCAAGGGGGGGGAAGGCGGTCTGGCCACCAAAGACGGCCGGCCCACCAGCGTGACCTACGGCTTTCTCAAAGCCCTGCTGGACAACAGCAAAACCCTGAAGCCAGAGGGCGTTGCCATCGCCTTCGACACAGCCGAGCCCACCTTCCGCCACAAGGCGGACGCCAACTACAAGGCCCACCGGGATGTGGCCCCTGAGGTGTTCTTCCAGGACCTCGAACAGCTGCAGCAGATCCTCGAAACGCACCTGCAGCTCCCCCTCTGCATGGCACCGGGCTACGAAGCCGACGATGTGCTGGGAACCCTGGCGAACCGAGCGGCCGACTCGGGATGGGGCGTGCGGATCCTTTCGGGAGACCGCGACCTGTTCCAGCTGGTGGATGACAGCCGCGACATCGCAGTGCTCTACATGGGTGGCGGCCCCTACGCCAAAAGCAGTGGCCCAACACTGATCCGCGAAGAGGGGGTGCTCGGCAAGCTCGGCGTGATGCCCGACAAGGTGGTGGACCTCAAGGCCCTCACAGGGGACAGCTCCGACAACATCCCCGGCGTACGCGGGGTTGGCCCGAAAACAGCCATCAACCTGCTGAAGGACAACAGCGACCTCGACGCGGTGTACGCCACCCTCGAGCAAGTGGAAGCCGAAGGGCCGAAAGCCAGCCGGGGCGCCATCAAAGGTGCACTGAAAGGGAAGCTGCGCGCCGACCGCGACAACGCCTACCTGTCGCGCAAGCTGGCCGAGATTCTCGTGGATGTTCCCCTGCCCAAGGAACCCAGCCTGCCGTTGTCGTCGGTGGATGCTGATGGCTTGAGCAGTTGCCTGGAAGACCTCGAACTCAACAGCCTGCTGCGCCAGGTGGGGGGCTTTGTGGCGGCCTTTTCCGCCG containing:
- a CDS encoding ABC transporter permease encodes the protein MGRARDLARYSATRLALAPLMLWLIASLVFLLLRVAPGDPVDAVLGSRAPAAAKAAMRARLGLDQSLLDQYLSYLNGLIHGDLGQALINQEPVRAIIGKTLPASLELSVIALVLAAVVGLSIGFSGIARPEGKIDLGGRLYGLGTYALPPFWVAMLVQLVFAVSLGWLPVGGRFPPSLLPPEGSGFFLLDSALQNNWAAFRGTVRHLILPAGTLALLLSGTFTTALRLNLRRTLRGDYVEAARSRGLSERQVILRHGLPNALLPVLTIAGITVASLIGGALLIEVTFSWPGIALRLQEAINQRDYPVVQGIVVVIAALVVLVSVAVDLLVASLDPRVRY
- a CDS encoding alpha/beta hydrolase encodes the protein MGLMGSLLLSTCGSWPVGSTERVEVKIDGVVLPVSVEELGSFVRSPTADPPQLSRSELSTWMGLLAPESREGLIRLLQAPVLTRRSLGRQLLSSWGAGPLLDALGELIRVEDGRRINRSLVLSTLEQLLERQETVSTLDVLEALPTPQLRLDLDALVAAANRWRLELKRHQSLMWALAEEEARLQPLQGRERSATADAPRHATLAVGHLSRPLRLERWIPQSPRADRTWVLMMPGLGGDPNHFHWLARSLMQAGWPVVVLEHPGSDAAAVQGLLEGRQSFDGAAALRDRLADLAAVVEAQQRGDLNIPGTEVVLMGHSLGALTALLASGAELVPGMAQRCEAALAGLPLTNLSELLQCELAAGRVLESKAMDPPPRAVVGLNSFGGLIWPHRASRALPIPLLMVGGTLDLITPPLDEQLALLAGLAEHPASQVVVVEGASHFSPIRVDGQGMASEGDDIFRLGEELVGVNPLSVQRVIAHEVIRFLDSLSSTSSRNDAVHLMDASSKTRWHRLGRRRAQQLLDQ
- a CDS encoding MFS transporter — translated: MTPLIFHAIDFSAREVGSGLAVSALIGTVVRLLSGALLDRGIRCSWPVRGTTLLAIAADLILLQADNYNSYLLGQLLLGCAAGLYWPAIELAVPLSCGNLPSGRGYALVRSADALGIGIGTLIGTAAATLGILRTVYVVEAVCMGAVLVLISLVPLQDGPPYRNLSSNSPAPVGQRPRPTTRLPWLLPLLPVLLISVVATGILALQQSALPLDLVRGGLVRPALSESHSSALIALQLTLLVSLQWPVGRWLAERSVAFGLGLSLAGFSLGCSLIALSSLFENGTILVLAALLPMAFAQAAFLPTATEAVIEGTPPEHCGLAMALFSQCFAISAIVAPLAGGALLDFQNNGLLLWLLMGGACLVVLPTLRSLKPRYGVTETGQDIAPPEQQRFDALAQAVQVNNIVES
- the ychF gene encoding redox-regulated ATPase YchF, producing MLKAGIVGLPNVGKSTLFNALVANAQAQAANFPFCTIEPNVGTVAVPDERLDRLTELSKSQDTIPTRMEFVDIAGLVKGASQGEGLGNKFLANIREVDAIVHVIRCFEDDDVIHVSGSVGPSRDAEVINLELGLADLAQIEKRRERLKKQMRTSKEAQVEDAALERIQAVLENGGAARSVELNEEEAAMIKPLGLLTAKPIIYATNVSEDDLAGGNAFCSEVVELAAKEGAETVRISAQVEAELVELGDEETADYLEGLGVTEGGLQSLIRATYRLLGLRTYFTTGEKETRAWTFKAGMTAPQAAGVIHTDFERGFIRAQTIGWEKLLEAGSLAEARNKGWLRSEGKEYVVDEGDVMEFLFNV
- a CDS encoding efflux RND transporter periplasmic adaptor subunit, which codes for MLQSLRSPASPSPEAELASVAKARSSRRKTAMVGVLLLALGGGGLLLRFGPWSNRQRDLTPFTTTAERGVLSGVISASGELQAQQKVNVSPRQPGLLAELMVDEGDVVENEQVLAVMDRGDLDDRLQEKQALLRQADANYQNKREDFERRSQLYASGALSADDFSDARFEMLARQAGLVAARERVEQLEQESREKTIRAPFSGTITARYAEPGSFVTPTTAASATAGATSASIVELSQGLEVRARVPESDIGRIQPGQTAEIRVDAYPDERFQATVSEVAPRAAKENSVTSFEVKLNFVNPQKKLKIGMTADINFQTGRSAPEILVPTVAITLEDGQQGVLLVDENQQPRFQPVELGNSSGDKTAILNGLESGTRVFIDLPPWADRRD